AGCGGGTGTTGACTGGTCCCGTAGCGATACGGACCCGTGATGTTCTGCGGCAGATTGCTCTGGAACATGAGATTGACATCATAACGGGTAAGGTATCGATCGATCATGTCCATATGTTTGTTGCCTATCGACCTATGCAAGATATCAGCAAGATCGTGCAGTGGCTCAAAGGTATAAGTTCCCGGATACTTCTTTCGGAGTTTCCACACCTGAAGAAACAATT
This region of Deltaproteobacteria bacterium genomic DNA includes:
- the tnpA gene encoding IS200/IS605 family transposase, with the protein product MRRYQLGAHTKTDLKVHLIWLPKYRKRVLTGPVAIRTRDVLRQIALEHEIDIITGKVSIDHVHMFVAYRPMQDISKIVQWLKGISSRILLSEFPHLKKQFWGRHLWARGYLAVSSGNITDELIQQYIQEQEGEPVTDDSRFEIDPS